A DNA window from Vigna angularis cultivar LongXiaoDou No.4 chromosome 1, ASM1680809v1, whole genome shotgun sequence contains the following coding sequences:
- the LOC108321318 gene encoding SWI/SNF complex component SNF12 homolog, whose translation MNNNNPPKNAATPSFFTNPAAPSIPMNHPSPHLLSQTQPQPQAGASHFHGHFQLSQPQIHVLAQPHPVPPPQVHNNSNTNANVATPAPPKRANHKPPSRPPGSSNATQSSAFKTMELTVAPPRKKRSFPDKLIPDKVAKLVPESAIYAKLLELETHVDSVLVRKKIDVQENLRNPRCVRRTLRIYVYNTFSKQVKVEPGKIDVEELSWVLRITGRVLEDGKDPVADGVLPKENPRFSAFFKKITIYLDQGFYPDNHVVVWDSARSTAQRDGFEVKRKGDKEFTAVVRMSMNYSPDKFMVSAQLARVLGVEFDSRSRIIAALWHYVKAKKLQSPNDPSFFMCDASLQRVFGEEKMKFSVASQKISQHLSPPQPIHLEHKIKLSGNCPAGATCYDVQVDVPLPLEKDMSSFLESTEKHKEIDAFDKLISDSIKKIHEHHRRRAFFLGFSQSPAEFINALIASQSKDLKLIAGDVSHSVENERRSEFYNQPWVEDAVVRYLTRKNARSDAPGNI comes from the exons ATGAACAACAATAATCCGCCAAAAAATGCTGCAACGCCGTCGTTTTTCACCAACCCGGCTGCACCCTCAATCCCCATGAACCACCCATCACCCCACCTTCTCTCACAGACGCAGCCTCAACCGCAAGCTGGTGCCTCTcacttccatggccattttcaGCTCTCGCAACCGCAAATCCACGTCCTCGCACAGCCACACCCTGTTCCTCCCCCACAGGTGCATAACAATTCCAATACCAATGCCAACGTCGCAACACCTGCGCCTCCCAAGCGTGCAAATCACAAACCCCCTTCACGCCCTCCAGGTTCCTCCAACGCCACCCAATCCTCTGCCTTCAAGACCATGGAACTTACCGTGGCGCCTCCTCGGAAAAAGAGAAGCTTTCCCGATAAGCTCATTCCCGACAAGGTGGCCAAGCTTGTGCCCGAGTCTGCTATTTATGCCAAGTTGCTTGAACTTGAGACCCACGTAGATTCTGTTTTGGTTAGGAAGAAAATTGATGTGCAGGAGAATTTGAGAAACCCTCGCTGTGTTAGGAGAACGCTTAGGATTTATGTGTATAATACATTTTCGAAACAGGTGAAAGTGGAACCTGGGAAGATAGATGTGGAGGAGCTTTCTTGGGTTCTCAGGATAACCGGAAGGGTGTTGGAAGATGGTAAGGATCCTGTGGCAGATGGAGTTTTGCCTAAAGAAAATCCAAGATTCTCGGCTTTCTTCAAGAAGATTACCATTTACTTGGATCAGGGTTTCTATCCGGATAACCATGTTGTTGTGTGGGATAGTGCCCGTTCGACTGCGCAGCGCGATGGTTTTGAGGTGAAGAGGAAAGGAGATAAGGAATTCACGGCGGTTGTTAGAATGTCAATGAATTATTCGCCTGACAAATTTATGGTATCGGCTCAGCTGGCTAGAGTGTTAGGGGTTGAGTTTGACTCCCGCTCTAGGATCATTGCTGCTCTTTGGCACTATGTGAAGGCTAAGAAGTTGCAGAGTCCCAATGACCCTTCGTTCTTCATGTGTGATGCTTCTCTCCAAAGGGTGTTTGGGGAGGAGAAGATGAAATTTTCGGTGGCTTCGCAGAAGATATCACAGCATTTGTCACCTCCGCAGCCTATACACCTGGAGCATAAAATCAAGCTTTCGGGAAATTGTCCAGCCGGAGCTACGTGTTACGATGTGCAGGTTGATGTGCCTCTTCCACTAGAGAAGGATATGTCTTCATTCTTGGAAAGCACTGAGAAGCACAAAGAGATTGATGCTTTTGATAAACTGATATCTGATTCCATAAAGAAGATCCATGAACATCATAGGAGACGGGCATTCTTTCTCGGCTTTAGTCAGTCCCCAGCGGAGTTTATTAATGCTTTGATAGCTTCTCAAAGCAAGGATCTGAAGCTTATTGCTGGAGATGTGAGCCATAGTGTTGAGAATGAACGGCGTTCTGAATTCTACAATCAACCATG GGTTGAGGATGCTGTCGTTCGCTACCTGACCAGGAAAAATGCTCGAAGTGATGCTCCTGGAAACATCTGA
- the LOC108329026 gene encoding uncharacterized protein LOC108329026 — translation MVMDAPNPSSSAASSFLANLPSRGHFSSTVVSSNPGGMRAYICDHDTSPPEGQHIKTNQQNILIRSLTLKKQRGDSSSKDGSDGSRKRNAEKVLERSSAKKTNNQINSRQEGSNSQTATRDLHNLTVERLRALLKAKGLSTKGKKEELITRLKDATG, via the exons ATGGTAATGGATGCACCCAATCCTTCTTCCTCCGCCGCCTCCTCCTTCCTCGCCAATCTCCCCTCTCGAGGCCACTTCTCTTCCACCGTCGTTTCGTCCAATCCG GGGGGGATGCGGGCCTATATATGCGATCATGATACATCGCCACCAG AAGGTCAACATATTAAGACAAACCAACAAAACATACTGATTAGATCACTCACCCTCAAGAAACAAAGGGGCGATTCCAGCTCAAAGGATGGATCTGATGGTTCCAGAAAGAG GAATGCTGAAAAGGTTTTGGAAAGATCTTCAGCcaagaaaacaaataatcaaataaattccCGACAAG AGGGATCAAACAGTCAAACAGCCACTAGGGACTTGCACAACCTGACGGTAGAGAGACTTCGTGCTCTTTTGAAAGCTAAAGGTCTTTCAACCAAGGGAAAGAAG GAGGAGCTTATTACTCGTCTAAAAGACGCAACTGGTTAA